A genomic region of Gemmata massiliana contains the following coding sequences:
- a CDS encoding carbonic anhydrase translates to MEKLISGIHKFQSDVFAPNRAFFRKLADGQSPQALFITCSDSRMVPDLICQTDPGDLFVLRNAGNIVPPYSPGAPSAEAATIEYALRGLNIRHVIVCGHTRCGAMHAVLQPECTANMPRVKQWLDHAQASAEIVCTCYSHLTGEARAKVLVQENVLTQLEHLRTHPAVATALAAGELKLHAWVYKMETGEVFVYDPESGQFTNLGAEAIPAHPLIRRGPVNHTVPAGV, encoded by the coding sequence TTGGAAAAGCTCATCAGCGGCATCCACAAGTTTCAGTCCGATGTGTTCGCACCCAACCGCGCGTTCTTCCGCAAGCTCGCGGACGGTCAGTCCCCGCAGGCCCTATTCATCACGTGCTCCGACTCGCGGATGGTCCCGGACCTGATCTGCCAGACCGACCCGGGCGACCTGTTCGTGCTCCGTAACGCGGGTAACATCGTCCCGCCGTACTCGCCCGGGGCACCCAGCGCCGAGGCCGCGACGATCGAGTACGCGCTCCGCGGGTTAAATATCCGGCACGTCATTGTCTGCGGGCACACTCGGTGCGGTGCGATGCACGCCGTGCTCCAGCCGGAATGCACCGCGAACATGCCCCGCGTGAAGCAGTGGCTCGACCACGCTCAGGCGAGCGCGGAAATCGTCTGCACCTGCTACTCGCACCTGACGGGCGAGGCCCGGGCGAAGGTGCTCGTCCAGGAAAACGTGTTGACCCAACTGGAGCACTTGCGCACGCACCCTGCGGTCGCAACGGCACTCGCCGCGGGCGAACTGAAACTGCACGCCTGGGTGTACAAGATGGAAACCGGTGAGGTGTTCGTTTACGACCCGGAGAGCGGGCAGTTCACGAACCTCGGAGCGGAGGCGATCCCGGCGCACCCGCTGATCCGGCGCGGGCCGGTGAACCACACCGTTCCCGCGGGCGTGTAA
- a CDS encoding SpoVG family protein, translating to MVITEVRIKLCEENNERLLAFCSVTFDNAFVVRDLKVIEGTKGVFVAMPSRKLTDRCCRCSGKNHLRARFCNQCGTRLDDQRAMRAVDGRAKLHADIAHPIHSGARELIQAAVVEAYSKEKERSKLPGYVCTYDEFDFDDDVPMSYGGMVTEMGKTVKAHGPHSAPKGTHFHGADVPVPAAKSGRPDDFASGIV from the coding sequence GTGGTCATCACGGAAGTTCGCATCAAGTTGTGTGAGGAGAACAACGAGCGCCTGCTCGCGTTCTGCTCGGTCACCTTCGACAACGCCTTCGTCGTCCGGGATTTGAAGGTCATCGAGGGGACCAAGGGCGTGTTCGTGGCCATGCCGAGCCGCAAGCTCACCGACCGGTGCTGTCGGTGCAGCGGCAAGAACCACCTGCGGGCGCGGTTCTGCAACCAGTGCGGCACGCGACTCGACGACCAGCGCGCGATGCGTGCGGTGGACGGGCGCGCGAAGCTGCACGCGGACATCGCGCACCCGATCCACAGCGGCGCCCGCGAGCTGATCCAGGCGGCCGTGGTGGAGGCCTACTCGAAGGAGAAGGAACGCTCGAAGCTGCCGGGCTACGTCTGCACCTACGACGAGTTCGACTTCGACGACGACGTCCCCATGAGCTACGGCGGCATGGTGACCGAGATGGGCAAGACCGTCAAAGCACACGGCCCGCACTCGGCCCCGAAGGGCACGCACTTCCACGGCGCCGACGTACCGGTCCCCGCTGCCAAGAGCGGCCGGCCCGACGATTTCGCGTCCGGGATCGTGTGA
- the ispE gene encoding 4-(cytidine 5'-diphospho)-2-C-methyl-D-erythritol kinase yields MTRSSAPIPQADPLPVHPAFFAGSDAVVLAAPAKLNLFLEILRKRPDGYHDLESLMVAVSLFDTLEMRAAPNGEIALTCDPATLSTGPDNLVHKAATALRTRANRPDLGAVIHLTKRIPTQAGLGGGSSDAAAALVGLNQIWKLALTREELVAIAASIGSDVAFFLSLPAAWCTGRGEITTPEPVDRGTGAGPYFVLVFPPVGISTVGVYRGLTVPQEPVSGERVRAAFRTRDAAALGAAMFNRLEEPAFAIEPIVGRIRERLGRLNPAGAMMSGSGSTVFAPCRDAREAHSVAAAFTDSRPADEPESRVLVVHGFTP; encoded by the coding sequence ATGACGCGCTCCAGCGCCCCGATTCCGCAAGCGGACCCGCTACCGGTCCATCCGGCGTTTTTCGCTGGGTCGGACGCCGTTGTTCTTGCCGCACCCGCAAAACTCAATCTGTTCCTGGAAATCCTCCGCAAGCGCCCGGACGGCTACCACGACCTCGAATCACTGATGGTCGCGGTGAGCCTGTTCGACACACTCGAAATGCGAGCCGCGCCGAACGGTGAAATCGCTCTTACGTGTGACCCGGCGACGCTCTCAACCGGCCCGGACAACCTCGTTCACAAAGCGGCAACCGCCCTGCGCACGCGAGCCAACCGACCCGATCTCGGGGCCGTCATTCACCTCACGAAACGCATTCCCACGCAGGCCGGTTTGGGTGGTGGATCGAGCGACGCGGCGGCCGCGCTCGTGGGCTTGAATCAAATCTGGAAATTGGCGCTGACACGCGAAGAACTTGTCGCTATTGCCGCGTCCATTGGTTCGGACGTGGCGTTCTTCCTCTCGCTGCCGGCCGCTTGGTGTACCGGGCGCGGGGAGATCACGACACCGGAACCGGTTGATCGCGGCACGGGTGCCGGGCCGTACTTCGTGCTGGTGTTCCCTCCCGTGGGGATCAGCACGGTGGGCGTGTACCGGGGCCTCACGGTCCCGCAGGAGCCGGTGAGCGGCGAGCGCGTCCGGGCGGCGTTCCGGACACGCGACGCGGCGGCCCTGGGCGCGGCGATGTTCAACCGGTTGGAAGAGCCGGCCTTCGCGATCGAGCCGATCGTGGGCCGCATCCGGGAGCGCCTGGGCCGCTTGAACCCGGCCGGGGCGATGATGTCCGGCAGCGGTTCGACGGTCTTCGCCCCCTGTCGCGACGCCCGTGAAGCACACAGTGTGGCCGCGGCCTTTACGGACTCGCGCCCGGCCGACGAACCCGAATCTCGCGTACTCGTAGTTCACGGTTTTACCCCCTGA
- a CDS encoding bifunctional heptose 7-phosphate kinase/heptose 1-phosphate adenyltransferase, with protein sequence MLTSPLIDHILATIPNRTIGVLGDLFLDRYLDIDPALNEPSVETGLTAYQVVGVRSYPGAAGTVINNLAALGVGHIYPIACIGDDGDGYELRQALGKMPAVEQGGIFLSATRRTPTYTKPMLGKEELNRLDIKNRTPTPEDIQDRVIALLDEAWPRLDALLVLDQVSEKDCGVVTAKVRDHLARLAERDPKKFVMADSREQIWEFRNVAAKPNARECYSTRDRGGLSPTQETLDLEVWQRTSTLGRVLFATEGECGISLFDPQSPGRRVRVPAYPVFGPIDICGAGDSCSAGIASGMVSGTTHEQAAAFGNLVASITIQQIGVTGTAPPDLVRKRWSEVNK encoded by the coding sequence ATGCTCACTTCTCCGCTCATCGACCACATTCTGGCCACGATCCCGAACCGCACGATCGGCGTACTCGGCGACCTGTTCCTCGACCGGTACCTGGATATTGACCCGGCCCTGAACGAACCATCGGTGGAAACGGGATTAACCGCGTACCAGGTCGTCGGCGTGCGGAGCTATCCGGGCGCCGCGGGTACGGTCATCAACAACCTCGCGGCCCTCGGCGTGGGGCACATTTACCCCATCGCCTGCATCGGCGATGATGGCGATGGGTACGAACTCCGCCAAGCACTGGGCAAAATGCCCGCGGTCGAACAGGGCGGGATCTTCCTGTCCGCGACGCGGCGTACGCCGACGTACACGAAACCGATGTTGGGCAAAGAGGAACTCAACCGGCTCGACATCAAGAACCGCACACCGACCCCGGAAGACATTCAGGACCGCGTCATCGCGCTACTGGACGAAGCGTGGCCCCGGCTGGACGCGCTGCTCGTGCTCGATCAGGTGAGCGAAAAGGACTGCGGGGTCGTTACAGCAAAAGTGCGCGACCATTTGGCGCGGCTCGCCGAACGTGACCCGAAGAAGTTCGTGATGGCCGACAGCCGCGAGCAGATCTGGGAGTTCCGGAACGTAGCCGCCAAACCCAACGCACGCGAGTGCTATTCGACGCGGGATCGGGGCGGGTTGTCCCCAACTCAAGAAACTCTGGATCTTGAAGTGTGGCAACGAACCTCGACCCTCGGCAGGGTTCTTTTCGCCACAGAGGGAGAATGCGGGATCAGCTTGTTCGATCCTCAATCGCCCGGGCGCCGGGTCCGCGTCCCAGCTTACCCCGTGTTCGGTCCCATCGACATCTGCGGGGCCGGTGACAGTTGCTCCGCAGGGATCGCGTCGGGGATGGTGAGCGGGACAACGCACGAGCAGGCCGCGGCGTTTGGGAACCTGGTCGCGTCGATCACCATTCAGCAGATCGGTGTGACCGGCACCGCGCCCCCGGACCTCGTGCGCAAGAGGTGGAGCGAAGTGAACAAGTAG
- a CDS encoding dioxygenase family protein yields the protein MSSPLHLPNRRLFLASAAVAATSPFWTVRGAFAEELTRTPAQTEGPFYPNKLPLDTDNDLLIINDGITPAVGDITHLTGKVLDAKGNPLKNAVVEIWQCDAKGVYLHTGDSAGKKDQQDKNFQGFGRFVTGKTGEYYFRTIKPVPYPGRTPHIHFKIKQGKKELLTTQLYVKGDPGNEKDGIWKGVRNEKQRDAITVDFEKVKGSKTGELAANFVVILGVTPAE from the coding sequence TGGCGTCCGCCGCGGTCGCGGCGACCTCTCCGTTCTGGACCGTGCGCGGCGCGTTCGCCGAGGAACTGACCCGCACCCCGGCCCAAACCGAGGGGCCGTTCTACCCGAACAAATTACCGCTCGACACCGACAACGATCTCCTCATTATCAACGACGGGATCACACCCGCGGTCGGTGACATCACGCACCTGACCGGCAAGGTGCTCGATGCGAAGGGGAACCCGCTGAAGAACGCAGTGGTGGAGATCTGGCAGTGTGACGCCAAAGGTGTGTACTTGCACACCGGCGACAGCGCGGGGAAAAAGGACCAGCAGGACAAGAACTTCCAGGGTTTCGGGCGGTTCGTGACAGGCAAGACAGGCGAATACTACTTCCGCACTATTAAACCGGTTCCGTACCCCGGGCGCACGCCGCACATTCACTTCAAAATCAAGCAGGGGAAGAAGGAGTTGCTGACCACGCAACTGTACGTGAAGGGCGATCCGGGCAACGAGAAAGACGGTATCTGGAAGGGCGTGCGCAACGAGAAACAGCGCGACGCGATCACGGTGGACTTCGAGAAGGTGAAGGGATCGAAGACCGGCGAACTGGCCGCGAACTTCGTCGTCATCCTGGGCGTGACGCCCGCCGAGTAA
- a CDS encoding tetratricopeptide repeat protein yields MVASLFVGAVLYVSAEPVAPGMTEVHRDALARFGAGIWNLRRERLLTAAKQLEAAAKQDPDAVEPLRELAKLYAQLGRDPEAIKLARKILDKDPDDYDTALLLGRLLSNVGETEGALIAVKLACQSKALTERPEKAVRAFRDLAALSEKAKDLSTAEAALRKAVGLVTEGRAAVVALAAFTPKEADSEAADCLEQLGHLLVKRRKFASAVEAYTDAAKLFADPKKADDALSAARLNWNLSGALQAQGDAVTALRYLEDFLKLRPQAPEPYQRFAKLLRAANRSDDVVPQLRKLAERDEKNRSLVAVLAAEIANDPASRREADELFKALTGLTADPKVIAVMVRSHLDTRRPGEIIADLDRSFALLEEKKKDKPEAPVTAEARAFAAEKARAIADSFQNDADGVSALLRAAAEELRAGTKRNHGTYYFLGTLASRHHRLDLAAAQYRQAALRAPKESQVDAYSALIEVLWFAGKPGEVETVCRDGLDSPGVQIAPVFFNYHLARALAEQGKASAAIATADKAILQAADTDRLAVRLGKHRVLRILGQWTDAIDYGKKLAEEFDSPADRPKVRYAQSGAYWGAKKSTEAEALLRAILDADADDATACNDLGYHLAEQGRNLDEAERLVRHAIELDRIERQKSGSVESDSAAYRDSLGWVLFRQGKFANARAELENALTLFGGDTDATVWDHLGDVLFRLNEKPKAKSAWEKAKELYEADLRLSARGRQDGRLDEVKRKLARIP; encoded by the coding sequence ATGGTCGCGAGCTTGTTTGTCGGTGCCGTGTTGTATGTGTCGGCCGAACCCGTTGCGCCGGGGATGACCGAGGTCCACCGCGACGCGCTCGCGCGCTTCGGTGCGGGCATCTGGAACCTGCGGCGCGAGCGACTGCTGACCGCTGCTAAGCAACTCGAAGCCGCCGCCAAACAAGACCCGGACGCGGTCGAACCGCTCCGGGAACTCGCCAAACTCTACGCTCAACTCGGGCGCGACCCGGAAGCCATTAAACTCGCGCGCAAGATCCTCGACAAAGACCCGGACGACTACGATACCGCCCTCCTCCTGGGGCGCTTACTCTCCAACGTGGGCGAAACCGAAGGCGCACTAATCGCGGTCAAACTCGCGTGCCAGAGCAAAGCACTTACCGAGCGCCCGGAGAAAGCGGTCCGCGCCTTTCGCGACCTCGCCGCCCTCAGTGAGAAAGCCAAGGATCTCTCCACGGCCGAAGCCGCGCTCCGCAAAGCGGTGGGCCTCGTCACCGAGGGGCGCGCTGCGGTCGTCGCGCTGGCCGCGTTCACCCCGAAAGAGGCCGATTCCGAGGCGGCCGACTGCCTCGAACAACTGGGTCACTTGCTCGTGAAGCGCCGAAAGTTCGCTTCAGCGGTCGAGGCGTACACCGACGCGGCCAAACTCTTTGCGGACCCCAAAAAGGCCGACGACGCGCTCAGCGCCGCGCGGCTGAACTGGAATCTCTCGGGCGCGCTCCAGGCTCAGGGCGACGCCGTTACCGCTCTCAGATATCTCGAAGACTTCCTCAAACTGCGGCCCCAGGCACCGGAACCGTACCAGCGGTTTGCGAAACTGCTCCGCGCTGCGAACCGCAGCGACGACGTCGTACCGCAACTGCGAAAGTTGGCCGAGCGCGACGAAAAGAACCGCTCGCTCGTCGCGGTCCTCGCGGCGGAAATAGCGAACGATCCGGCTTCGCGGCGCGAAGCGGACGAACTGTTCAAGGCGCTGACCGGGCTCACGGCCGATCCGAAAGTAATCGCCGTCATGGTGCGCTCGCACCTCGACACGCGCCGACCGGGGGAGATCATCGCGGACCTCGATCGCTCGTTCGCGCTCCTCGAAGAGAAGAAGAAAGACAAGCCCGAGGCGCCGGTCACGGCCGAAGCGAGGGCGTTCGCAGCTGAGAAGGCGCGAGCCATCGCTGATTCGTTCCAAAACGACGCGGACGGCGTTTCCGCGCTGCTGCGTGCTGCCGCAGAAGAACTCCGCGCCGGCACCAAGCGGAACCACGGCACGTATTACTTCCTGGGCACACTCGCGAGCCGGCACCACCGACTCGACCTCGCCGCAGCACAATACCGTCAGGCCGCGCTCCGCGCCCCAAAGGAATCGCAGGTCGATGCGTACTCGGCGCTCATCGAAGTGCTGTGGTTCGCGGGGAAACCGGGCGAAGTAGAAACCGTGTGCCGCGACGGACTGGACTCGCCGGGCGTCCAGATCGCGCCCGTGTTCTTCAACTACCACCTCGCCCGCGCCCTGGCTGAGCAAGGCAAAGCGAGCGCGGCCATCGCCACCGCGGACAAAGCGATTCTGCAAGCCGCCGACACGGACCGGCTCGCGGTGCGGTTGGGAAAGCACCGGGTACTGCGCATCCTCGGCCAGTGGACGGACGCCATTGATTACGGCAAAAAGTTGGCCGAAGAGTTCGATTCACCAGCCGACCGACCGAAAGTGCGGTACGCGCAATCGGGAGCTTATTGGGGTGCGAAGAAATCGACCGAGGCCGAAGCGCTCTTGCGAGCGATCCTCGACGCCGACGCGGACGACGCGACCGCGTGCAATGACCTGGGCTACCACCTGGCAGAACAGGGGCGCAATCTCGATGAGGCCGAGCGCCTCGTCCGGCACGCGATCGAACTGGACCGCATCGAGCGCCAGAAGTCCGGCAGCGTCGAATCGGATAGTGCCGCGTACCGCGACAGTTTGGGTTGGGTGCTCTTCCGCCAAGGTAAGTTCGCGAACGCGAGGGCAGAACTGGAAAATGCCCTCACCCTCTTCGGAGGGGACACGGACGCGACCGTCTGGGACCATCTGGGCGACGTACTGTTTCGGTTGAACGAGAAGCCAAAAGCCAAGAGCGCCTGGGAGAAGGCGAAAGAACTGTACGAAGCGGACCTGCGACTCTCGGCACGCGGAAGGCAAGACGGACGGCTCGACGAAGTGAAACGGAAGCTCGCCCGCATTCCGTGA
- a CDS encoding ATP-grasp domain-containing protein yields the protein MAPSDCCVLCGGDGAWAFEPLARELAAALWVDVSPLPGRFNYVLFTDTVPIPDGCASFVPLDAIALAGDKRRVAEAFARHGVPSPETHLFDTWDAVQQFRASRVDAEWCLKFPTASGASGHRMLTNAAPPKWWPAPFVVQEFVRLERPEVYRIYAAGGTTFGWMARRYPTGATTSPWVAHARGAQYERAGDAPEAASTVARAALHATGLLESFGCVDLLQKPTGEWVALEVGTDGLVNHVDRALSDVDMEHEIQRRIAKAFWNWVGTAPPWGASWRRREATG from the coding sequence ATGGCACCGTCTGATTGTTGCGTGTTGTGCGGCGGGGACGGGGCATGGGCGTTTGAACCGCTCGCGCGCGAACTCGCCGCGGCGCTGTGGGTGGACGTGTCGCCTTTACCGGGGCGGTTCAACTACGTGCTCTTTACAGACACTGTTCCGATACCGGACGGCTGCGCGTCGTTTGTCCCGCTCGATGCGATCGCGCTCGCGGGCGACAAGCGCCGGGTGGCGGAAGCCTTCGCACGGCACGGAGTACCAAGTCCCGAAACACACCTCTTCGACACGTGGGACGCGGTACAACAGTTCCGGGCGTCTCGCGTGGACGCAGAATGGTGCCTGAAGTTTCCCACCGCGAGCGGCGCGAGTGGGCACCGGATGTTGACCAACGCGGCACCGCCCAAATGGTGGCCGGCGCCGTTCGTGGTGCAGGAATTCGTGCGATTAGAGCGACCGGAGGTGTACCGGATTTACGCTGCTGGGGGCACAACGTTCGGCTGGATGGCGCGCCGATACCCGACCGGCGCGACCACCTCGCCGTGGGTGGCGCACGCCCGCGGCGCGCAGTACGAGCGCGCGGGCGACGCGCCAGAGGCAGCAAGCACGGTGGCGCGGGCCGCTCTGCATGCGACCGGGTTACTCGAATCGTTCGGGTGCGTCGATTTGCTCCAGAAACCGACCGGCGAATGGGTCGCACTGGAAGTCGGCACCGACGGGCTGGTGAATCACGTTGATCGTGCGCTGAGCGACGTGGACATGGAACACGAGATCCAGCGCCGGATCGCGAAAGCGTTTTGGAACTGGGTGGGTACCGCGCCGCCGTGGGGTGCTTCGTGGCGCAGGCGCGAAGCAACAGGGTGA
- a CDS encoding PVC-type heme-binding CxxCH protein encodes MPRLSPAFALTLLVSLGGLSPPAHLYAQKEFGFDNQKGSGQPYLKPNETVAKIKVPDEFEVKLFAGEPQVVNPVAFTVDEKGRIWVVECFEYPKRTPKGKAPRDRIVILEDTDGDGVCDKRTVFAEGKDFPVTEERKKAGLGAFDLCTGIEVGHGGVFVGAAPYLWFIENKGDKAGKFDVLLKGFGSQDTHETLNTFQWGPDGWLYGLHGIFTNSAVKPGDQLDGPEARINGGIWRYHPKLKKFEIFAEGTSNPWGMDWRNTDGQFILACCVIPHLYHIVPGGVYKRQAGASFNPHAYSYLNEICDHTFHKESGWAHAGLISLDVPHMPKRFQNSVIFGSIHGCSIKQNVLKPNGSTYTASRGDDFLVSGDKNFRPINMKWGPNGDIYLIDWHDQNPCHQTNPDDWDYERGRVYRIQLKGTKTKKAEDLGKKSSKDLGLMWKETDPYRSRTAVRLLAERYKADDFEGEVSKATLPAREAEPDKMEAYWQRIGAVHDFVVSPGGYDDFMKKESPVLRMWATRMLGERIKNEEADEAIAVATKHAATEVAPAVRRELASAALRLSEKYDVAPLLRALMARKEDAKDPVIPQLVWLAYERIIAKKEVASTPAEKELVWLAEEAPKNEFVRDQIVPKVMRRLVATGQPSDLRLCVEFVTKLKNADARAKALEGLALALDKQSINAPEGWAALQSEITKENNAKHVALANKLGVVFRDPAALKRAVEIVANTGLAADVRVEAARQLGSIRAPETVALLLTIVRTDTSDAVRSEAVRALAGFDVPKLGGDLLTGWKEYPKAVRPDVINTLATRKEWARALLGAMADKKIDRAEVTDNTILRIQAFNDKDLNALIEKAWGRTRTTPADLAKLIDKTRESLYEAPASFERGRKVFENNCGKCHKFEGKGAEVGPPLDGAGRDIEYILGNVLDPNRVIGAPYFLRTARLTDDTVFSGLLAEEDDRTITLKLENAVLKKIKKEDLAEPVRVAEKSLMPEGLGYNMTPQDFRDLVRYLMANPFVTDVTVNGTKHAVGVPGRVVLPDTKGAPAVVEADVTASSELKTRVLVGSTADYEVRLDGKVIGTGRGAGKETRPDRDGFDVTVPAGKHTLAVVVKGGGPNAVYVRFLDPDRKLKYPDAGEKK; translated from the coding sequence ATGCCGCGTCTCTCCCCCGCGTTTGCACTCACCTTGCTCGTATCGCTCGGCGGACTCTCCCCTCCCGCACATCTCTACGCACAGAAAGAGTTCGGGTTCGATAACCAGAAGGGTTCGGGGCAGCCGTATCTCAAACCGAACGAAACCGTCGCGAAGATTAAAGTGCCCGACGAGTTCGAGGTGAAGCTGTTCGCGGGCGAGCCGCAGGTGGTGAACCCGGTCGCGTTCACGGTGGACGAGAAGGGGCGGATCTGGGTCGTGGAGTGCTTCGAGTACCCGAAGCGCACGCCGAAGGGCAAGGCCCCGCGCGACCGCATCGTGATCCTCGAAGACACGGATGGCGACGGCGTGTGCGACAAGCGCACCGTGTTCGCCGAGGGCAAGGACTTCCCCGTGACGGAAGAGCGGAAGAAGGCCGGGCTGGGCGCGTTCGACCTGTGTACCGGCATCGAGGTCGGGCACGGCGGCGTGTTCGTCGGGGCCGCGCCGTACCTGTGGTTCATTGAGAACAAGGGCGACAAGGCCGGGAAGTTCGACGTGCTCCTGAAGGGTTTCGGCAGTCAGGACACGCACGAAACGCTGAACACCTTTCAGTGGGGGCCGGACGGCTGGCTGTACGGGCTGCACGGCATCTTCACGAACTCCGCGGTGAAGCCGGGCGACCAACTCGACGGCCCGGAAGCCCGCATCAACGGCGGCATCTGGCGCTACCACCCGAAGCTGAAGAAGTTCGAGATCTTCGCCGAGGGCACGTCGAACCCGTGGGGCATGGACTGGCGCAACACGGACGGGCAGTTCATCCTCGCGTGCTGCGTGATCCCGCACCTGTACCACATCGTTCCCGGGGGCGTCTACAAGCGCCAAGCCGGGGCGAGCTTTAACCCACACGCTTACAGCTACCTCAACGAGATCTGCGACCACACGTTCCACAAGGAATCGGGCTGGGCGCACGCGGGCCTTATCTCGCTCGACGTGCCGCACATGCCGAAACGGTTCCAGAACAGCGTGATCTTCGGCAGCATCCACGGGTGCAGCATCAAGCAGAACGTCCTGAAGCCCAACGGCAGCACGTATACCGCGAGCCGCGGCGACGATTTCCTGGTGAGCGGCGACAAGAACTTCCGCCCAATCAACATGAAGTGGGGACCGAACGGCGACATCTACCTCATCGACTGGCACGACCAGAACCCGTGCCACCAGACCAACCCCGACGACTGGGACTACGAGCGCGGCCGCGTGTACCGCATCCAACTGAAGGGCACGAAGACGAAGAAGGCAGAAGACCTGGGGAAGAAGAGCAGCAAAGATCTGGGTCTGATGTGGAAGGAAACGGACCCGTACCGGAGTCGCACAGCCGTGCGGCTCCTCGCGGAGCGATACAAAGCAGATGATTTCGAGGGTGAGGTAAGCAAGGCGACGCTTCCGGCCCGCGAAGCAGAACCCGACAAGATGGAAGCTTATTGGCAGCGCATCGGAGCCGTCCACGATTTTGTCGTATCGCCTGGTGGTTACGATGATTTCATGAAGAAGGAGAGCCCAGTTCTACGGATGTGGGCGACCCGGATGCTTGGTGAGCGAATTAAGAACGAAGAAGCGGATGAAGCAATCGCAGTCGCTACCAAGCACGCAGCAACTGAGGTCGCTCCCGCCGTTCGTCGTGAACTTGCCTCTGCCGCCCTCCGCCTTTCTGAGAAGTACGATGTGGCCCCACTCCTTCGCGCGCTGATGGCTCGCAAGGAAGACGCGAAAGACCCGGTCATTCCCCAATTGGTGTGGCTCGCATACGAGCGGATCATCGCGAAGAAGGAGGTGGCCAGTACCCCAGCAGAGAAGGAACTCGTGTGGCTCGCCGAGGAGGCGCCGAAGAACGAGTTCGTGCGCGATCAGATCGTACCCAAAGTGATGCGCCGACTCGTCGCAACGGGGCAGCCGAGTGACCTGCGGTTGTGCGTCGAGTTCGTCACGAAACTGAAGAACGCGGACGCCCGCGCCAAAGCGCTTGAAGGGCTGGCGCTCGCGCTCGATAAGCAATCCATCAACGCGCCCGAAGGGTGGGCCGCGCTGCAATCGGAGATCACGAAAGAGAACAACGCCAAGCACGTCGCACTGGCGAACAAGCTCGGGGTGGTCTTCCGCGACCCGGCCGCGCTCAAGCGGGCGGTCGAGATCGTGGCGAACACCGGACTTGCTGCCGATGTGCGGGTCGAAGCCGCACGGCAACTCGGGTCGATCCGGGCGCCGGAAACCGTCGCGCTGTTGCTGACCATCGTGCGCACGGACACCTCAGACGCGGTGCGCAGCGAGGCCGTTCGCGCACTGGCGGGGTTCGACGTCCCGAAGCTCGGCGGTGATCTGCTCACGGGCTGGAAGGAGTACCCGAAGGCCGTGCGCCCGGACGTCATCAACACGCTCGCGACCCGCAAGGAATGGGCACGCGCGCTGCTCGGTGCAATGGCCGACAAGAAGATCGACCGCGCGGAAGTGACCGACAATACCATCCTCCGCATCCAGGCGTTCAACGACAAAGACCTGAACGCGCTCATCGAAAAGGCGTGGGGCCGCACGCGGACGACGCCCGCCGACCTCGCGAAGCTCATCGACAAGACGCGCGAGTCGCTGTACGAGGCGCCAGCGTCGTTCGAGCGCGGGCGCAAGGTGTTCGAGAACAACTGCGGCAAGTGTCACAAATTCGAGGGCAAAGGCGCTGAAGTCGGCCCGCCGCTCGACGGCGCCGGGCGCGACATCGAGTACATCCTCGGTAACGTGCTCGACCCGAATCGCGTGATCGGCGCGCCGTACTTCCTCCGCACGGCCCGATTGACCGACGACACCGTGTTCTCGGGCCTGCTCGCGGAAGAGGACGACAGGACCATCACGCTGAAGCTCGAGAACGCGGTGCTGAAGAAGATCAAGAAGGAGGATCTCGCCGAACCGGTCCGCGTGGCCGAGAAGTCGCTCATGCCCGAGGGCCTGGGCTACAACATGACGCCCCAAGATTTCCGTGACCTCGTGCGGTACCTGATGGCGAACCCGTTCGTGACCGACGTCACGGTGAACGGCACGAAGCACGCGGTCGGTGTCCCGGGTCGGGTGGTACTCCCCGACACGAAGGGGGCGCCCGCGGTGGTCGAGGCCGACGTGACCGCGTCGAGTGAACTGAAGACGCGGGTGCTGGTCGGCTCGACGGCCGATTACGAGGTGCGGCTCGACGGCAAAGTGATCGGCACCGGTCGGGGGGCGGGCAAGGAGACGCGCCCGGACCGCGACGGCTTCGATGTGACGGTCCCCGCGGGCAAACACACGCTCGCGGTGGTGGTGAAAGGCGGCGGACCGAACGCGGTCTACGTGCGATTCCTCGACCCCGACCGCAAGCTGAAATACCCCGACGCGGGCGAGAAGAAGTAA